A genomic region of Chaetodon auriga isolate fChaAug3 chromosome 11, fChaAug3.hap1, whole genome shotgun sequence contains the following coding sequences:
- the map3k4 gene encoding mitogen-activated protein kinase kinase kinase 4 isoform X2, giving the protein MIRQAKPVEDASQQNSEVGESWDSPSEEEETLYGTSPPYTPRQMKRMSGKHQRNSQARSAGRSPNKDLSPSSLRESPRTAETPEEHSYKQGKKQRAALRSTERDHKKTFEGSFMLDPLSKSSPFALNMDPRKHYLSLGCSSCKLPVSMPHMARTHRQTSRTDCPADRLKFFETLRLLLKLTSMSSKRKEKEQRGLENMAFMGHNNEVIWLELQAWHARRSTSDQDLFLFTARQAIPDIINEVLHFKVNYASLRGAQCSQTIEGDYQSVPDLVCGEEREPAVAETNHCGVDPWGFSAFPSSAMNAAEPLGSGADCRDHLQRQRLAFEQVKRVMELLESVEALYPSLQALQKDYEKYAARDFQGRVQALCLWLNITQDLNQKLRVMATVLGLHDLSRIGWPIFEIPSPRCSRGNEEEDNEEDEENDSTATFTPESDGEDRDAEEVGLGHVAEGELSPSLTPKFARLLSEDEFLPTAYSVSAEVIAGGGVFCPTAIYRPFVDKALKQMGLRKLILRLHKLMDRSLQRSRAALLRHTPALEFADFPDPMLYSDYLPELSRHESCSDPAHPELGADQVSWEDLLDMDLPSFRPAFLVLCRVLLNVIHECLKLRLEQRPAGEPSLLSIKQLVRECKEVLKGGLLMKQYYQFMLRGVVTDAQGLQTNANIDEFEEDLHKMLVVYFDYMHSWIQMLQQLPQASHSLKNLLEEEWHFTKVITPYIRGGEAQSGKLFCDIAGMLLKSTGEFLDAGLQKSGNEFWESADDSTASDEIRRSVIETSRSLKELFHEARERASKALGFAKMLRKDLEVAADFSITTGVTCLLEALKKRNYVKVQIPGLEELQVFVPCGLRDQRPLILQLLNAAAGKDCSKEPDEIAEDEAYLLMSKHGAGDSATDSDWAQWKGDLLKLVPQMETVDTLRAMKVENMLLIVMQSAHLVAQRKAFQQSMEDVLTLSREQTSSQPLIASALEELKDEALQLCIKISTAIDRVEYMFTTEFEAEVEESESATLHQYYREAMIQGYNFAFEYHKEVVRLMSGEFRQRIGERYIAFARKWMTYVLTKCESGRGTKPRWATQGFDFLQAIEPAFISALPEDDFLNLQALMNECIGHVIGKPHSPVTGLYIAPRNSPRPVKVPRCHSDPPNPNLFIPNAEGFSSRSLPCDLRNQLFPNGPRPVPQGPGEHSHTKAPSSSPNDVRGSSFHENDRLSSVAAELHFKSLSRHSSPTEDREEPSYPKGDPNSAARRSWELRTFISQSKDTAARQSPMEAVRRSIRKFEDKRYAVMKQRNIIGQVCHTPKSYDNVMHVGLRKVTFKWQRGNKIGEGQYGKVYTCINVDTGELMAMKEIRFQPNDHKTIKETADELKIFEGIKHPNLVRYFGVELHREEMYIFMEYCDEGTLEEVSRLGLQEHVIRLYSKQITTAINVLHEHGIVHRDIKGANIFLTSSGLIKLGDFGCSVKLRNNTHTMPGEVNSTLGTAAYMAPEVITRAKGEGHGRAADIWSLGCVLIEMVTGKRPWHEYEHNFQIMYKVGMGHKPPIPEKLSTEGKDFLGHCLESEPKRRWTASMLLDHPFVKVCTDEE; this is encoded by the exons GCAGGCCAAGCCAGTGGAAGATGCATCCCAACAGAACTCTGAGGTGGGTGAGTCCTGGGACTCTCCCAGCGAGGAAGAGGAAACTCTGTATGGCACATCACCTCCTTATACCCCCCGTCAGATGAAACGCATGTCTGGCAAACATCAGAGGAACAGCCAGGCGAGGAGTGCTGGTCGGTCTCCCAACAAGG ATCTTAGCCCATCTTCACTGAGAGAGAGTCCCAGGACAGCGGAGACCCCTGAGGAGCATAGCTACAAGCAGGGCAAGAAGCAGAGGGCCGCACTGCGCTCCACTGAGAGAGACCACAAGAAGACCTTTGAGGGCTCCTTCATGCTGGATCCACTCTCAAAGTCGAGTCCTTTCGCCCTCAACATGGATCCCAGGAAGCATTACTTGAGCTTGGGCTGCAGCAGTTGCAAACTTCCTGTGTCTATGCCCCATATGGCCCGGACGCACCGCCAGACCTCTAGGACAGACTGCCCCGCCGACCGCCTCAAGTTCTTTGAAACTCTGCGGCTGCTGCTCAAGCTCACGTCTATGTCCTccaagaggaaggagaaagagcagagaggccTGGAGAACATGGCCTTCATGGGTCACAACAATGAGGTCATTTGGTTGGAGCTGCAGGCTTGGCATGCACGACGCTCCACCAGCGACCAAgacctttttcttttcactgccCGCCAGGCCATCCCTGACATCATCAATGAGGTGCTGCACTTTAAAGTCAACTATGCCAGCCTGAGAGGGGCCCAGTGTTCTCAAACAATCGAGGGGGACTATCAGAGTGTCCCGGATCTAGtctgtggagaggagagggagcctgCTGTAGCAGAGACCAACCACTGTGGAGTAGATCCCTGGGGCTTTAGCGCCTTTCCCTCATCAGCAATGAATGCAGCAGAGCCTCTGGGCTCTGGCGCTGATTGCAGGGATCACCTTCAGCGCCAGCGGCTGGCATTTGAGCAGGTCAAGCGTGTTATGGAGTTGCTGGAGTCAGTGGAAGCTTTGTACCCCTCTTTGCAGGCCCTGCAGAAGGACTATGAAAAGTATGCCGCACGAGACTTCCAGGGCAGGGTGCAGGCGCTCTGTCTGTGGCTCAATATCACACAGGACCTCAACCAGAAGCTGCGTGTTATGGCCACTGTGCTGGGCCTTCATGATCTGTCCCGAATCGGGTGGCCTATCTTTGAGATCCCTTCACCTCGCTGCTCCCGTGgcaatgaagaagaagataacgaggaagatgaggagaacGACTCGACAGCTACTTTCACACCTGAAAGCGATGGAGAGGACAGGGACGCTGAGGAGGTGGGATTGGGACACGTAGCAGAGGGCGAATTGTCTCCCTCCCTGACTCCTAAATTTGCCCGATTGTTGTCTGAAGATGAGTTTCTCCCAACTGCTTATTCAGTAAGTGCAGAAGTGATTGCGGGAGGGGGAGTATTCTGCCCCACAGCCATCTACAGGCCGTTTGTGGATAAAGCTCTGAAACAGATGGGACTGCGTAAACTGATCCTCAGACTGCACAAACTGATGGACCGCTCTCTGCAGAGATCCAGAGCAGCGCTGCTCCGCCACACTCCTGCACTGGAG TTTGCAGACTTCCCAGACCCCATGCTGTACAGTGATTACCTGCCAGAGCTGTCGCGCCATGAGTCCTGCAGTGATCCAGCACACCCGGAGCTCGGGGCAGACCAGGTTTCCTGGGAGGATTTGCTGGATATGGACCTCCCATCCTTCCGGCCAGCGTTCCTCGTTCTGTGCAGAGTCCTTCTCAACGTCATTCACGAATGCCTTAAACTGCGACTTGAACAGAGGCCTGCTGGAGAGCCTTCActgctcagcatcaaacag TTGGTGCGTGAGTGTAAGGAGGTTCTTAAAGGGGGTCTCCTGATGAAGCAGTATTATCAGTTCATGCTGCGAGGTGTGGTGACTGATGCTCAGGGCTTGCAGACAAATGCCAATATTGATGAGTTTGAAGAGGATCTTCATAAGATGCTGGTG GTCTACTTTGACTACATGCACAGTTGGATCCAGATGTTGCAGCAGCTGCCTCAGGCCTCTCACAGCTTAAAGAACCTGCTAGAGGAGGAGTGGCACTTCACCAAGGTCATCACTCCTTACATCCGAGGAGGGGAGGCCCAGTCTGGGAAGCTTTTCTG TGATATTGCTGGAATGCTGCTCAAATCCACTGGAGAGTTCCTCGATGCTGGCCTGCAGAAGAGCGGTAATGAATTCTGGGAAAGTGCAGATGATAGCACCGCCTCAGATGAGATCAG GCGGTCGGTCATCGAGACTAGTCGGTCGCTTAAAGAGCTGTTCCACGAAGCCAGGGAGCGAGCGTCCAAAGCTCTGGGCTTTGCCAAGATGCTTCGCAAG GACTTAGAAGTTGCTGCAGATTTTAGTATCACTACTGGGGTGACTTGTCTCCTGGAGGCACTGAAGAAGAGAAACTATGTCAAG GTTCAGATTCCAGGCTTGGAGGAGCTGCAAGTTTTCGTCCCCTGTGGCTTGAGGGATCAGCGGCCTCTCATCCTGCAGCTTCTCAATGCTGCCGCTGGCAAAGACTGCTCCAAAGAGCCTGATGAAATTGCTGAGGACGAGGCCTACCTGCTCATGAGTAAACACGGAGCTGGAGACTCTGCTACTGACTCTGACTGGGCTCAGTGGAAAGGAGACCTGCTCAAACTGGTCCCCCAGATGGAAACTGTTGACACTTTAAGGGCCATGAAG GTGGAGAACATGCTCTTGATCGTGATGCAGTCAGCTCACCTGGTGGCCCAGCGAAAGGCCTTTCAGCAGTCCATGGAGGATGTGCTCACTCTTAGCCGGGAGCAAACATCTAGTCAGCCTCTCATCGCCAGtgctctggaggagctgaag GATGAGGCCCTACAGCTATGCATTAAGATCAGCACTGCCATTGACCGAGTGGAGTACATGTTCACCACAGAGtttgaggcagaggtggaggagtcCGAGTCAGCAACTCTGCATCAGTACTACAGGGAGGCAATGATACAGGGCTACAACTTTGCCTTTGAG TACCACAAGGAGGTGGTGCGCCTGATGTCGGGGGAGTTCAGGCAGAGGATCGGTGAGCGCTACATAGCTTTTGCCCGCAAATGGATGACCTATGTCCTGACCAAATGTGAGAGCGGCAGGGGCACCAAGCCCAG gTGGGCGACTCAGGGTTTTGATTTTCTTCAGGCTATCGAACCTGCCTTCATTTCAGCATTGCCAGAGGATGACttcctg AATTTACAAGctttgatgaatgaatgtatCGGACATGTGATTGGAAAACCTCATAGCCCAGTCACCGGCCTGTACATAG ctccCAGGAACAGTCCTCGCCCTGTAAAGGTCCCTCGCTGCCATAGTGACCCACCAAACCCCAACCTATTCATCCCTAATGCTGAGGGATTCAG CTCTCGAAGTCTCCCCTGTGACCTCCGGAACCAGCTGTTCCCCAACGGCCCTCGCCCCGTCCCTCAGGGCCCGGGGGAGCACAGCCACACCAAAGCACCCAGCAGCAGCCCCAATGACGTCAG GGGATCCAGTTTCCATGAGAATGACCGTCTGTCGTCGGTTGCAGCAGAGTTGCATTTCAAATCTCTGAGCCGCCACTCCAGccccacagaggacagagaag aACCCTCCTATCCTAAGGGAGACCCAAACAGCGCTGCACGTCGAAGCTGGGAGCTCCGCACTTTTATCAGCCAGTCCAAGG ACACAGCAGCAAGGCAAAGCCCCATGGAGGCCGTGCGTCGCTCCATTCGCAAGTTCGAGGACAAGCGTTACGCTGTGATGAAGCAGCGCAACATCATCGGCCAAGTGTGTCACACGCCCAAATCCTATGACAACGTCATGCACGTTGGGCTGAGGAAGGTGACCTTCAAGTGGCAGAGGGGCAATAAGATAG gTGAAGGCCAGTATGGGAAGGTGTACACCTGCATCAATGTCGACACTGGAGAACTAATGGCCATGAAGGAG ATCCGATTCCAGCCGAACGATCACAAAACAATCAAGGAGACTGCAGATGAGCTGAAGATATTCGAAGGGATTAAGCACCCAAACCTGGTGCGATACTTTGGAGTCGAGCTCCATCGG gaggagatgtACATCTTCATGGAGTACTGTGATGAGGGCACACTGGAGGAGGTGTCCAGACTGGGGCTGCAGGAACACGTCATCAGGCTCTACAGCAAACAGATCACTACAGCCATCAATGTCCTCCATGAACACGGCATTGTCCACAGGGACATCAAGG GAGCCAACATCTTTTTGACATCGTCAGGCCTGATTAAGCTGGGTGACTTTGGCTGTTCAGTCAAGTTGAGGAACAACACTCACACCATGCCAGGGGAGGTGAACAGCACGTTGGGAACAGCAG CATACATGGCACCTGAAGTAATCACCAGAGCAAAGGGTGAAGGTCATGGACGGGCAGCAGACATCTGGAGTTTGGGCTGCGTTCTCATTGAGATGGTGACCGGAAAA AGGCCCTGGCACGAGTATGAGCACAACTTCCAGATCATGTACAAAGTAGGAATGGGCCATAAACCGCCCATCCCGGAGAAGCTGAGCACGGAGGGGAAGGACTTCCTCGGTCACTGTCTGGAGAGCGAGCCCAAGCGCCGCTGGACAGCTAGCATGCTGCTAGACCACCCGTTTGTCAAG GTTTGTACGGATGAAGAGTGA